A stretch of Mustela nigripes isolate SB6536 chromosome 6, MUSNIG.SB6536, whole genome shotgun sequence DNA encodes these proteins:
- the SLC16A8 gene encoding monocarboxylate transporter 3 isoform X2, producing MRDFGAGYSDTAWVSSIMLAMLYGTGPVSSILVTRFGCRPVMLVGGLLASAGMVLASFATRLLELYLTAGVLTGRLVDALKNYEIIFYLAGSEVVLAGVFMAVATSCCLRRSRNPQPSQGTEGEASDTEDAEAEGDSGALPTGAEEPGSLKTWEVPTPSAGPTEPEAEAEPGLDPKSV from the exons ATGCGCGACTTCGGCGCGGGCTACAGCGACACGGCCTGGGTGTCCTCCATCATGCTCGCCATGCTCTACGGCACCG GTCCGGTCTCCAGCATCCTCGTGACCCGCTTTGGCTGTCGTCCCGTGATGCTGGTGGGTGGGCTGCTGGCCTCGGCGGGCATGGTCCTGGCATCCTTCGCCACGCGCCTCTTGGAGCTGTACCTGACCGCCGGGGTGCTCACAG GCCGCCTGGTGGACGCCCTGAAGAACTACGAGATCATCTTCTACCTGGCTGGCTCTGAGGTGGTCCTGGCCGGGGTCTTCATGGCTGTCGCCACCAGCTGTTGCCTGCGCCGCTCTCGGAACCCCCAGCCCAGCCAAGGCACCGAGGGTGAGGCCAGCGACACCGAAGATGCTGAGGCCGAAGGGGACTCTGGGGCTCTGCCCACGGGGGCTGAGGAGCCTGGCAGCCTCAAAACCTGGGAGGTGCCCACCCCCAGTGCTGGGCCCACggaaccagaggcagaggcagagccagggctggaCCCCAAGTCTGTATAG
- the PICK1 gene encoding PRKCA-binding protein: MFADLDYDIEEDKLGIPTVPGKVTLQKDAQNLIGISIGGGAQYCPCLYIVQVFDNTPAALDGTVAAGDEITGVNGRSIKGKTKVEVAKMIQEVKGEVTIHYNKLQADPKQGMSLDIVLKKVKHRLVENMSSGTADALGLSRAILCNDGLVKRLEELERTAELYKGMTEHTKNLLRAFYELSQTHRAFGDVFSVIGVREPQPAASEAFVKFADAHRSIEKFGIRLLKTIKPMLTDLNTYLNKAIPDTRLTIKKYLDVKFEYLSYCLKVKEMDDEEYSCIALGEPLYRVSTGNYEYRLILRCRQEARARFSQMRKDVLEKMELLDQKHVQDIVFQLQRLVSTMSKYYNDCYAVLRDADVFPIEVDLAHTTLAYGLGQDEFTDGEEEEDEDDEDTAAGEPSRDARGAAGPLDKGGSWCDS; encoded by the exons ATGTTCGCGGACTTGGATTATGACATCGAGGAGGATAAACT CGGGATCCCGACTGTGCCCGGGAAGGTGACCCTGCAGAAGGACGCCCAGAACCTGATCGGGATCAGCATTGGAGGAGGCGCTCAGTATTGCCCCTGCCTCTATATCGTTCAG GTGTTTGACAACACCCCAGCGGCCCTGGACGGCACTGTGGCAGCCGGTGACGAGATCACCGGGGTCAATGGCAGGTCAATCAAGGGCAAAACCAAGGTGGAAGTGGCAAAGATGATTCAGGAGGTGAAG GGGGAAGTGACGATCCACTACAACAAGCTGCAGGCAGACCCTAAGCAGGGCATGTCCCTGGACATTG TGCTGAAGAAGGTAAAGCATCGCCTGGTGGAGAACATGAGTTCGGGGACCGCAGACGCCCTGGGCCTGAGCCGGGCCATCCTGTGCAACG ACGGGCTTGTGAAGAGGCTGGAGGAGCTGGAGCGGACCGCCGAGCTGTATAAAG GAATGACGGAACACACCAAGAACCTCCTCCGGGCCTTTTATGAGCTGTCACAGACACACCGGG CCTTTGGGGACGTGTTCTCCGTCATCGGGGTGCGGGAGCCCCAGCCAGCAGCGAGTGAGGCTTTCGTGAAGTTTGCCGACGCCCACCGCAGCATCGAGAAGTTCGGCATCCGGCTGCTGAAAACCATCAAGCCG ATGCTGACAGATCTGAACACGTACCTCAACAAAGCCATCCCAGACACTCGCCTCACCATCAAGAAGTACCTGGATGTGAAGTTTGAGTACCTA TCCTACTGCCTGAAGGTGAAGGAGATGGACGACGAGGAGTACAGCTGCATC gccctgggggagcCCCTGTACCGCGTGAGCACTGGCAACTACGAGTACCGCCTGATCCTGCGCTGTCGCCAGGAGGCCCGCGCCCGCTTCTCCCAGATGCGCAAGGACGTGCTGGAGAAGATGGAGTTGCTAGACCAGAAGCACG TCCAGGACATCGTGTTCCAGCTGCAGCGCCTCGTGTCCACCATGTCCAAGTACTACAACGATTGCTACGCGGTGCTGCGCGACGCCGACGTCTTCCCCATCGAGGTGGACCTGGCGCACACCACGCTGGCCTACGGCCTCGGCCAGGATGAGTTCACcgacggggaggaggaggaggacgaagaCGACGAGGACACGGCAGCCGGGGAGCCGTCCAGGGACGCGCGAGGGGCTGCCGGGCCCCTGGACAAGGGTGGGAGCTGGTGTGACTCCTGA
- the SLC16A8 gene encoding monocarboxylate transporter 3 isoform X1, which translates to MGAGGPRRGAGPPDGGWGWAVLGACFVVTGFAYGFPKAVSVFFRALMRDFGAGYSDTAWVSSIMLAMLYGTGPVSSILVTRFGCRPVMLVGGLLASAGMVLASFATRLLELYLTAGVLTGLGLALNFQPSLIMLGLYFERRRPLANGLAAAGSPVFLSALSPLGQQLLEHFGWRGGFLLLGGLLLHCCACGAVMRPPPPGPGPRPRRDSADDAPGDAEAERGGLRLREAPPGGRPRRRLLDVAVCADRAFGVYAVTKFLMALGLFVPAILLVNYAKDAGVPDADAAFLLSIVGFVDIVARPACGALAGLARLRPHVAYLFSLALMANGLTDLSSARARSYGALVAFCVAFGLSYGMVGALQFEVLMAAVGSHRFPSALGLVLLVEAVAVLIGPPSAGRLVDALKNYEIIFYLAGSEVVLAGVFMAVATSCCLRRSRNPQPSQGTEGEASDTEDAEAEGDSGALPTGAEEPGSLKTWEVPTPSAGPTEPEAEAEPGLDPKSV; encoded by the exons ATGGGCGCTGGCGGCCCCCGGCGGGGCGCGGGACCCCCAGACGGTGGCTGGGGCTGGGCCGTGCTGGGCGCCTGCTTCGTGGTCACCGGTTTCGCCTACGGCTTCCCCAAGGCCGTGAGCGTCTTCTTCCGCGCGCTTATGCGCGACTTCGGCGCGGGCTACAGCGACACGGCCTGGGTGTCCTCCATCATGCTCGCCATGCTCTACGGCACCG GTCCGGTCTCCAGCATCCTCGTGACCCGCTTTGGCTGTCGTCCCGTGATGCTGGTGGGTGGGCTGCTGGCCTCGGCGGGCATGGTCCTGGCATCCTTCGCCACGCGCCTCTTGGAGCTGTACCTGACCGCCGGGGTGCTCACAG GCCTGGGCCTGGCCCTCAACTTCCAGCCGTCGCTCATCATGCTGGGGCTGTACTTCGAGCGGCGGCGGCCCCTGGCCAACGGGCTGGCGGCTGCGGGCAGCCCCGTGTTCCTGTCCGCGCTGTCGCCGCTGGGCCAGCAGCTGCTCGAGCACTTCGGCTGGCGCGGCGGCTTCCTGCTGCTCGGCGGTCTCCTGCTGCACTGCTGCGCGTGCGGCGCCGTCATgcgcccgccgccgccggggcCCGGCCCGCGACCTCGCCGGGACAGCGCGGACGACGCTCCGGGGGACGCGGAGGCGGAGCGCGGGGGGCTGCGGCTGCGCGAGGCGCCCCCTGGCGGCCGCCCCCGCCGGCGCCTGCTGGACGTGGCCGTGTGCGCCGACCGCGCCTTCGGGGTGTACGCCGTCACCAAGTTTCTGATGGCGCTCGGGCTCTTCGTGCCCGCCATCCTGCTGGTGAACTACGCCAAGGACGCGGGCGTGCCGGACGCCGACGCCGCCTTCCTGCTGTCCATCGTGGGCTTCGTCGACATCGTGGCTCGGCCGGCGTGCGGGGCCCTAGCGGGGCTGGCGCGCCTACGACCCCATGTCGCCTACCTCTTCAGCCTGGCACTGATGGCCAACGGCCTCACGGACCTGAgcagcgcgcgcgcgcgctcctACGGCGCCCTCGTCGCCTTCTGCGTCGCCTTCGGCCTCTCGTACGGCATGGTGGGCGCGCTGCAGTTCGAGGTGCTCATGGCAGCCGTGGGTTCGCACCGCTTCCCCAGTGCGCTGGGCCTGGTGCTGCTGGTCGAGGCCGTGGCTGTGCTCATTGGACCGCCCTCTGCTG GCCGCCTGGTGGACGCCCTGAAGAACTACGAGATCATCTTCTACCTGGCTGGCTCTGAGGTGGTCCTGGCCGGGGTCTTCATGGCTGTCGCCACCAGCTGTTGCCTGCGCCGCTCTCGGAACCCCCAGCCCAGCCAAGGCACCGAGGGTGAGGCCAGCGACACCGAAGATGCTGAGGCCGAAGGGGACTCTGGGGCTCTGCCCACGGGGGCTGAGGAGCCTGGCAGCCTCAAAACCTGGGAGGTGCCCACCCCCAGTGCTGGGCCCACggaaccagaggcagaggcagagccagggctggaCCCCAAGTCTGTATAG